From the Chloroflexota bacterium genome, the window TGGTCCGAATACCCCCCTCACCCACGGGGTAGAAGCAGGTCTTAGCATTGATCGCCTCTTCGCTAGGCGCCAGATTAGACATCGTGGGCTCTACGGCGTAGCCAGGGCGGAGATAGTAAACAATATCACCGACTGTATCGCCCCACTGTCCCAGAAGGGCAGCATCCTCCTTGCGTAGGGCCAGGGCGATCGGACACTCACCAGTCTCTGGATCTTTTAGAGAATAGAGGGCTTTTATCGCCTCACTGCGTACCCGCTCATATTCCTCCCCAGGCTCAATAATACCGTGCATCTCCCGACCCCGCAGGTTCACCCAAACATTGTGGGCCAGCGGTTGGTTGCTGGCCAAGGACTGGTCAGCCAAAATGGCCTTCGTCCTTGACCAATCGAGCACCAATTTACCGTTCTCTTTCTTGTAAGATGACAGACCAGCATCAAGGAAGGAGCGACCAAGCCATACCGTCCTGAACGCCGGTACGGCCGCATGGTCGGAGAGCACTATCACCAGGGTCTCCTCATCGACACAGGCGTTCAGCATCTCCCCTACCGCCGCATCCAGCACCTTATACTCCTGGCGAAACCTCTCCCAGGCCTCCTCCGCCCTTTGGGGATCGTAGAAGGCCCAATCGGGACAGACCTCGTTCAAGGCATTATGGTTCAAAATATCGGGGGCGTGAATCTGGACAAAGAGGAGGTCCCAGGGATACTTCTGGGCCAGATAACGCGTTATCGCCGCTATCCCCGCCGCCTGATGCGGAACCGACGTGGGCTCATACACCGGGCAGATGACCGGCACCTTCTGGGTCAACTCCTCCTCTTCCCCTGCCCGCTCACCACTCTCCAGGGCCAGCATCTCCTCAATCAACTCCTCCCCT encodes:
- a CDS encoding alkaline phosphatase family protein, whose amino-acid sequence is GEELIEEMLALESGERAGEEEELTQKVPVICPVYEPTSVPHQAAGIAAITRYLAQKYPWDLLFVQIHAPDILNHNALNEVCPDWAFYDPQRAEEAWERFRQEYKVLDAAVGEMLNACVDEETLVIVLSDHAAVPAFRTVWLGRSFLDAGLSSYKKENGKLVLDWSRTKAILADQSLASNQPLAHNVWVNLRGREMHGIIEPGEEYERVRSEAIKALYSLKDPETGECPIALALRKEDAALLGQWGDTVGDIVYYLRPGYAVEPTMSNLAPSEEAINAKTCFYPVGEGGIRTRHGSMQGLHGGYMPNAEIGGCSVRAVLLMAGPGIKRGYRLPLPPWTVDVAPTIAHFLGIPAPAQCEGKVVSTALEIG